Part of the Pseudoliparis swirei isolate HS2019 ecotype Mariana Trench chromosome 18, NWPU_hadal_v1, whole genome shotgun sequence genome is shown below.
CATCATTGTAAAATGTACATTAACAACTTCTCAATCATAACACATTATAGTATATTATCATAACAGTGTCCGTCAAAAATCATCAAGACCACATTAAAACcaaatgtatactgtatatttgaACAAATTCCATAAcgatcccccccccacacacacacacacacacacaccacacgcacacacacacacacacctgcagcatgGAGAGCCGTCCGCTTGTGCGTGTGCTCCTTCAGTGTGTAGGAGGCTTGATGCTTCAGCAGCGCCTCCACACATGTGGCAAAACCCCTCCGACTAGCCAGATGGAGGGCAGTTCTGCCTTCCATGTCCCGCAAATCCAGGCTCACTAATGTCTCACAAAGTAAACGCAGTGCCTCACAGTGACCATAATACGCCTGGAACAGCAGAAAGAATAACAGTAGAGTCAAaggcatgtgatcatgtaaaaGTCAGGTCTTTTTCAGTGAAATAATTGCCATCATGTGCTACTCACAGCTAAGTGCAAAGGACTGACTGGAATATTACTTTCAACCTCTTCTAGACAGTTGAACGAGATCTCCAGGAgctgtgagagagaaaaagattTGAAACTGGTTCGATCCTGCAATTGATTTAaaagaaacctaaaaaaaaaatctaagaaaccACTCACCAGTTCCAGGTGCTGTTTGTTCCCATAAGCTGCTGCATAGTGGACCGCACTGTAACCCTTACTGTTCTTCAGAGTTGGGTTTGCCCCGTTGTCAAGCAAGAAGTCtaaacacctgaacacacagagCAAAACAATAAGAATTCTGTCTgggtttttattcttcttccagCAATAAGAATTAATcaaagaaaagttttttttataaacattcatttgtcaatgtcttgaagaGTTCCGCTAAATGAAACACGGGTCTTCTGTGGATTATTAGTGTGTGTATTGGTTGTTAAATATCAAGTataccaaaaaataaataaattgaatgcGTTGTTATATTAAAATCAAGCTTTTGTTCGATGAAGTGTCCAAAGAGTTACAAATGTTTACATCGTCCAACCTAATACAGGTCTgatattctttttatttgatcTCATAGTTGCACAGATTGATGTGACTTTTTCTTATCTCAAATCTCTGGTTTGCTCTTTTACACTCTTTTTGCAGAACATAACACATCTATTGAAAAAGATAAAAGTTCATCTACTTTCGAATTTAAAATATGTGTGATATGATACGAAATAAATGTCTTACAGAGAGGCTTCCTGTTGCTTTTCATCACAGTAGTCGGGCTCAGAGTTGGTTTCCCTGCAATGGAAAAAAACTGATACATTTAAAACTGTCTTGAAGGAACtcaagataaacaaacaaaacacggtTCACAGGATGTTTTCCTTGCAAAGTAAAATGAGTAAGAAATGAAAATGACAGTAAACGCTCTCTCACCCACAAAAGGTGTGTGAAGCTGCAGCGAAGTGCAGAGGGCTGCAGCCCGTCAGATCCAGCTCATTGACATCAGCGCCGGCTCTCACCAATGAGATCGTACATTGGCTGTTCCCGTTAGCTGCGGCGTAGTGCAAAGGGGATCTGCAAGGTGCAACAGGGAACAGCTGAGTCATCAGGTAACAATCAAGTTAATGTCTGAGTTCAAGGTATTCAGCACTGCTTACCTTCCCAAATGATCTTTAGCATCCAGATCAGCAGCGGCACTATTCAACAGCAAGTTCAGACAGTCAACATTCCTGTTAGGAGAGAAAATAAGTACAGTAGTCAGCAGTGTTTCAAGAAAAGACATGgcattttaacatttaataCTTTTAAAATGCTGGGGGGAAATGTATAGCGTCTaattttattgcatttttcaTATCAAATTcaatgtattatttgtattaagaAAGACACAAATTAACTATACATCTATTGACAGTTAaacagcaagtgtgtgtgtgtgtgcttgtgtgtgtgttgcgtgttgcGTGCGCTCACCCTCCAGAGGCAGCTGCATGCAGACAGGTCCTTCCGTGGTCGTCTAAAATGTTTATATCATCCCCAGCTGACAGGACCTGAGACGGCATGATGTAAAACTGACCTGAACGACACACGGGCAAAAATAACAATTTGTTAAGCGGAAACATTTTTTGTCGTTTtatttatgacattttaaaaagggtggaggataAATTGCAGAACACAGCTTTATGCCTCAAACAGATTCTCACCATTGGACAGTAACTTTCGACAACAGTCTGGAAATCCGTAAAGCGTCGCCAAATGCAGTGGAAGCATCCCGTGAATCCCCTGTCTACAGAGATCATTACAAAGATGATTTACTTTAGTGTGTGATGAGATGGATACAGCTTTCTGGATAATACTTGGAATTTGTCGGTTTGGATGTTAAAGTATCAACAGTGAGTTTGCATAAAAATATTTTGTCAAGAGGAAGCAGAATATTACTGGATCCTGTCTGCATGTTTGCGTATCAATGCTTTTCTTTTGCAACGTGACTGCAAAATGACTAGTTTGGCCAGTCTTACGTGGTCTTATCTGCACCGTTTGTCAGCAGAGTGCTGATCAGCAACTCCTGACCATATCTGGCAGCAACATGAAGAGGAGTGTTTCCAAACATATCAGCACAGTCAATCTCCCCCCCTGTGCACAGAGGGAGAAGAAAACCAGATTGAGTGAATTGAGCATGTGCTCTTATACCTTAAATCAGAATATAATGGGAGGGCACCACTTTATTATTCAGAATCAATCATGTGCTACAAGACTATAATGTGGAGCTACCATTTTGGATTAGAATCTGGGAGCCTGTGAAGCGCCCGAACATAGCAGCAATATGCAGAGGGCTCTTCCCTTCTTTATTCTGTTAAACAgagaaaatgtaaacatgtttcaTTAAAAGAATGACATCATTTATGATAATCtgcacatttttcattttatccTAACAATTACTTTGATAGTTAAAACAAACTgatttcttctcattgttcttTTTACATACACCCCAAAAAACAAGCTCTTTACCTGCACGTTGACATCAGCGCCATTGTTGATGAGCAGCTCGAGACACAGCACCCCGCTGGAGGAGGCAGAAGACAGGTGCAGCGGCATGCTGCCGTGGTGATTGGGCTGATTGATGTTGGCACCACTGTTCACGAGCTCAGTGGCCACAGCGTCCTGCCCCGCGTGACAGGCCATGTGGAGCGCTGTATTCCCAAAAATGTTTGGTTCATCAATCTGAGAGacaaaggagaaaaacaaatgaGTATACACTGAAGTGTATTATCCGTGTTAAGAGTCAAGAGGTTTTGTCGATGATGCCTGGCGATATccttttgaaaaataaggaaaaaatgAAAGACGTGGCTTTTTCAAAGGGatattttatttgattatattaGCTTCAGCTGTGAGTGTAGAGATGTATTATGTGACCAGATGTTGATAAAATCAGCACAAATCTGATTCCTGATGAGGCTGCAGCATAATTAGTGACATGATCGAGGGTCAAGAAGAAACCAAGGCTGGAGCTCTGCAGGATACCCTGTCATTGAGGTATAATCGTATATCAAACCACGTATAATCAGACTGCTGTGTTTTTGTCATTGAGCAGGGTGTTTCCTGACATTTTGATTCCGACTGACGCAAAGACAATGCGATACAAAGAATCTACTAATACTTTGCAGCCAAAACAGACAGTACAGGAAATACATGACAGgtgtaataatttgttttgatttgagttttcttatcGTGATATGACTCTTTACCTCCACCACCAGTCTCAATAGATATTTGACCACGTCCAACTGTCCACTGGCGGATGCAGCATGGAGCGGAGAGTAACCACGTTGGTCTTTGCACATCACATCAGCACTGTGAGACACCAGCAGCTTCACGACCTCCACATGTCCTGAAAGAGCTGAACATTTGCTACATGTCTCCACCATGCAGGCACAGCGCAGCAATCTCTCCACAATTAGCATACAAGACAATTTCGATAAACAGACTTTGTTTTGTTAATGACCAGTCTTAAAGAAAATAGACTGAGTTTGTGCTGATAAGCCAAGCCAATCAAATATTGTTAACAGAAATAAATTTGGTAATGCATCTATTTTAGAGCTAACTTAAGATTCAACCATATAAATCAAACTCACTGCTTGACCAATTAAATGTGCAATGAGGTCAGACCCATCAAGTCAGACAAAGGTACAAACATCCCCTGTAAACAAAGGTGGATATTTAATTCTTGCTCCTCAGAAAAATAACCTATttatcttttgtgaaaaattaaGAATTTCTGCACGTGGTGTAATGCTCAATGCTAACATTATTGTTTTAAGCCCACAACCACAATCTACACATGCATTATATGTCTTTTGTTCAATCCCTCATATCCAATACAAGCATAACATTTGATGTTTTATAGTTTTTCATTCTGGGTAAAAACTgataatatatttgtgtttctcagacAAATGACGCCACTCACCAAGGTATGCAGCCCAGTGGATTGCCTGCCTTTCCTTCTCATCTTTGGCACTCACATTGGCACCTTTGCTCAGGAGCAAGTTCACCATCTGCAGAAATATAAGTGGATCAACCAGTGTCTATCAGCTTTTCTCGCTTCTATCGCTACCTATAGTCCAATGGATTGTGTCATTTTATCTTGACAACAATCTCGTAACATCCGTGAACACAAAAACGGGGCTCTGGTTAAAATTTGGCGACAAAGGGGAGCAAAAACGTGACATATTATCAGACAAATTCCTTTTATCCATAATACTACAAAAATAAATCCTCCTTTTAGCATCAAACACATATGTTTGATTTTAGCTTTAGATCAGGAAGAGGTCTTTGGCTATCAACTTTACCTCTCCATGACCGCTGTGCCCTGCATAATGCAAAGGTGTCCTTCCTGACCTGTCAGCAACATCCAGGCTGCACACATGTGGTATCAGAGCTTTAGCGCAGCCTGTGGCCCACTTAGCAGCTGCCATGTGTAAAGGTGTATGCCAGTACTTGTCCTGTGTGTTGACCTTTGCACTATGCATTAGTAGCAGCTCAACGGCTTTCtaaggaaaaacacaaaattcaCAGACAAACATAACATTACAATCTGGTGGTTAAGTCCCTTGAAAACCCCTTATTCCTAAGTGAGATATAAGCATACTTCATTTCGAGAGGCAGCTGCTCGATGTAAAGGAGTCAGCAAACCCTGGTCCTTAGCATTGACATCCGCACCTGTAACAGAAAGGAAAAGCAGAGCGAGTCATTTGTTTTAGAGTGTTTGGATAACATTCAGTTCCTCTGTACTTGACTAATTGTTATAATTAATAGAAAGGCTGATTAAtagaaaaacaaaccaacaactCAAGGGTATGTAGCTATTGATAAGCTTTTCACTTAATCCAACATATTCCAAAGTGAGATAAATGAGTTTTCTACCTGAAGTAATAAGAAGGTCCATTGAGTGGACATCGCCCAAATAGGCAGCAGCATGAAGTGGTGTGCTTTGGTCTTCGTCCTGAGCGcaaagaaaaacatattttagctTATAATATTATAGCTTATACATATTTTAGCGTAATATTGCATTACATTCATTATGTGTTCTTATATTGTGCTCAGTTAACATGCACTTTTATCTTTTTTCAACTATTGCCCAAAAGGTTTGATTAAGGttgttttatttaactttatttaaattaactagcagttaaaaaaataataaatacaaaaatggtAATGCGGGATAATATTACCAGTGAATTGACATCTTCATCCTGGTTCAACAAAGATGTCACTTCTTCTGCATTTCGGCTAAATATAGCCTGTACCAATGGAGACTGAAAGAGAGACGTGACAGACAAAAGGCAGCATGAAACAAATGCATGTCAAAATTAGATTCATGTCATTATGTTTTCTGTGATAATAGCTTTGCATACAGCAACAAAAACCATAGAATCAGCGATTAAACACAGTTTTAACTGAACATCATCATCAGCAAACTTCTTGAAACCCACTGTCATAAAGACATTTGCGCCTTTGCTGAGATGCcaaacatgttttacatgtCCGAGTAAAGAGTGTACAATGTAATCATACAAACTCTCCCTATGTTTGATCGTGCTGAATAGGATCATGTTACCTTTGACTGAATTAATCCTGGCCCGATTAACTAGACTAAGGAGATGTTTCCCAACTGGATGTAATAAGAAGGTTTCAACCCTTTGTCTTTTGAATCAATGACATGCATGTCACTAACTAAAAGGAGCAACCAGAGAATATATGACCAGGTCAAAGTATAAAGAGAGACAACACTTGTCCTGTGTACTATGCTCTAAACATTAAACGTGTGACAATACTGCAAGAAAAGTTGGTCTCACTTGCCACAATAGTTAgtagctttaacacatttaTTCTCTGTGCATTTCAGGGGAAGGGGGGAGCAAATGTTCATGTTGTCTTGAGAAATAAATTGGAATGATACAATCTGCTTCAGTAAAGATAAGGACACCACATTCAACCTAGCGCATGTTTATTGCATCGACATTTATTTGACTTAAGAACAGGAAAACTTGAACGTAACGTTACTTGTTTAAATCATGCAAATATCCTGCACTTATTACGAATATTTAGAAAGTGTTGCAATGACTAGGCACAATGTGTTCACATATATTGTAATGCAAACGTACAGTTATAGAAGAGGAATGTTGATCAATGCAAAGATCAAAAAGTTTGGAGGGTTTGGACTTCATGTACCAGAGAGCCCAATGATGGGGTCTAACTCTGGTGAATTACTACATTTAAACATCGAACATATAACTTACACGTATAGTGTTCCGTGgcaaataatttgcaacattAACTGACGTTAGCTTTGTAGCAAACTTTGCTCGACATTTTGCAAACATGAATAGCCAGCGGTGTTAAAAAGTAGTTCAAGCGTTAAGTTGTATTTGCTACCTGGTCCTTGATCTTTCTTAACTCCATGGCCCAATCACTCTGGAAGCTCCCTCATTGAAACGGAGTGTAAAGTTGACTACATGTCACTCTGCAGCAGCTAGTTAGCCTAGCTTGAGCCGAGTTAGCTCCTGAGCTGTAATGTGTAGTTACCGGACACCACAGTTAACAGAATATCGCGAGAAGAGTTAAAGAAACGGGATTTGAGTGCATTTAAGTTGCCAAATATTTGTCCTTGTTTTACTTGTCCTTGTTCTACGTTGTTTTTTTCGTTACATGTTTATTAAAACAATCTAGATATAACTGTATTGTGAATCTGGCAGCATGTCGTTCTCATACATGTATAAGCCttgtataaatacaaatatggaCCATCGGACAAGTGGTCATTGTAACATTAGATAGATAACACATATAGGAAAataaatggatagatggatagatagatagatacatacatacatacatacatacatacatacatacatacatgcatacatgcatacatacataactacataaatacataggtacatagatacataaatatatactttattaatcctgcAAGGATACATTGTATAAATACAGCTAAGCAAGAACCCCTATCCAAGTAGGCGTACActgtttaatttgaaatattaacaCGAGCTACAGTTTGTATCGTTCacttatttaataaaaagaccGCCAGCACCACCTGGCAGGCTGAATCCAGGGCATATATTTCCCCTGTGTAGAACTCAATGACCAATCAGAACAGTTATATTACTGCACATGCGCATTGACTTTTCTGGAACTTACAGTTGACATGGAAAGACACGACTTTGCCAGGATTTAGCTTGACAATGTGCTATTTAGCTACTTTCAAGTTTACGCACATGGTGTCAATTTAAAATCAGATCTACTTGTCCAAACACAACCCTCCCGTAAAGTACACTCAGGTAAGAACGTTTTCATACTTTGATCAGGGCAACGGCAGCTGATCCAACCAAACAGCTAACACTCATGGCAACGTATTAGCTCAATCGCACTGATATAGTAACAGTAGCTCGTCTGTGCCGGTGTTGGTGAAACCGGGTTTATGTCATCGGGTTGTTTGGGAGGGTGTGAAGGTGATGGAGGCTGCTGGCTCACATATCTACGCGGTTGATTAACGGGCAGGCTTGGTTTATTTTTAAGCGACTTGGTTCAACTGCAGCCACATCACCAGATGGTGAGCTATCAGGACGAGAGGTCAAACGCCACACGTTCTGGTTAGCTCCTGACTAACGTGACCAAGTATGTTCAATGTATTTTCACGATTTCAACATTATGAATTGCACTGAGGTCAGACCGCATTCTGATAATACACCCTTGTGTTGCACTTAATGGCAAAATCCAGCCTTGAACAGAATGTATTATGTAGTTCCAGTCAAAGTAAAAATCCACGTTTTGTTTCGTGTGTCAAAGTTAGTGttgcaaagccagagatgactTTTCTTTAAACCTTCATAGCAGCTGAATGTTTATTGTGTTGAACAGAGCCGGGTTCTCTTGGACCTGGAGGGTCTTGTGTTTTTTGGAGCTGTTGAGTCCAAATTTGAAAATAGTACGAATATTTGTAAATAAATTCTACTTTGTCATATATGATTCTTGGTTAACATTTAGAATCGTCTTTCTTCCATTTAAACTTTTAGCGTTACGGTTGTcgagttttttttttcacgagGAGTATAAAAGCCTGCAAGGGCCATACTTTGGAGGGGTGTAACATTTTAGATAATTTGCCAGTTTGGGAGTTGTCATAGATTTAGTGATTATTAAAGCTGTTCAGTGCAGATTAGGTCCCTATGGTGTCCCATGAGGCCCAGGCTTTTTGGGGAAGCAGATGAATGAATGACAAAGTTAAGTTATTTTTACAAGGACTTCCACTTTTTCATTTACATGTTCAATCTTGGCCAATCCAACTTTACAACATTTGGTAAAGTTAAAGTGAATCATGCAGTTGATGAAATGTGTTTGAATACCTGAACTTTGTGATGCTAGTGCTGTCATTAGTTCATGTTGAGAATAGTATATAGATTCAGTTTTACCACATTCTTAGCTGCTGGGAAACGGTCTAAATGTCTCTTCTCACCGCATGCACAGGGTCGCCATGGAGTTGAGCAAGATTAGTGCTGACATTCAAAGGCATATATAATCCAGGACTGGAGTAAACCTGCTATCCACTGGCCTCACAGAAAAGATTAAATACTTCTTTATGTTGATCCATGCAACAGAGTGTCAAGGCTGGCGGAATAAACTGTTATTGGAGTTTAGTttatggtggtgtgtgtgtgagacacatgGTTGTTTGGAGATTAAGGACAGTTGTTGAGACTTGAATAACGTTGAGAAAAATGATTGGAGCAAACTGATGAAGCTGAACAGCCCTTCATCATCATGTGTGCCTGCTGAAATCTCAACGGTATTACACTGTAGGACAATTTGTACTAGTTTAGGAAGATAGCTGGTTTGTTATTGTCACATCAAGATCAAATCTTGAGATACTTTAATGCAATATTTAATTCATTGACATAATCAGACTGGCAACCAAAACAATATGTTTTGGTTGTGATTGACAGTCAGCAGATGGGTGGAAGCCTGCAGCAGCCAAAGCTGATGCTATAACTGTAGCTCAGTGTCTAACCAGGGGAGTAATTATAATAATCCTGTCTGATAATGGGACGCATGTTTGACATGACAATacacgtcatttagctgacgcttttgtCCAAAGCCactaacaataagtgcattcaaacatgagtacaaactcggaacaacaagaatcaagagggtaacatttcttcaagaaagtaaaACCATAAGTAAATGCCACTTAAGTGctcatcattttttatttaagataTAATCGGAAAAgcagtgtttttagtttttggcGGAAGCTGGAGAGACTTtgtgctgtcctgatgtcagtgtggAGCCAGGACACCAAACAGTCTTGATTTTGTCGCGTGATTAATTTTGACAACAGGATAATGAAAAAGATATGTCAGTCGTTGAGCGTCAAGCAGAgattagtttgtgtgtgtcctccccAGTCCCCGGGCTTCTAGTGGAACACTAGAAGCAAAGCTGGCCAAAATCTGCAGGGAGACTAAAATGGACGAGGTGACGGCTCTGTCGCTGGCAATAATGAGCATGAGAATACAAACAATTGGATCTGTTAGCAAAAGAAATACAAAGCTATGTCCAGCTTCCGCTTGCTGCAGCAGGTATAGAGGAAGCACCGTTTCAACAGGTGAAAGGAGCCACGGAGGAGAGGCACGTTGGCCCAGACCCACAGAAGGAGGCCTCAACAAAACTCACGAGGACACATGACAAATAAGCGAGTGTCTTAAGACTTGCAGAAAACTGAAGTGTCCTGCCAACaagtacaaaaataatatcattctaaataaatatatatatatatatatattaatttggtTTAGTGCAGTATACAGATCAATGtatgaactttttttttagcattttcatagaaaaaaaaagccagttcactttttttaaaaatcagaatATCCCTGCCTTTTTAGTAAAAAAGATTCCTTTGACATAATCATTTGTGGTCGCGATACAAGAAATGTATCACATTTTGCTAATTTCTAAGATTGCGCAAATTCTAATCTCGGCTCAAGGACCTCAGCTCAAATGTTCAGTTGTGCACTAAAGGAAGTCGGACTCTGATGGAAACTGACTGTTGGGAAAGCTGCTCTGTCTGCAGCCTCAGCATGCCCTTTGTATCATATGATCCATAGTCACGTGCTTTCTGAGTGGTTATGCTCTCCGTCTCACAGAACATGGGgttagaaaaaaaaattctggcTGGACTCCATTTCATCTTTTGGGTGGTAAATTCAAGAAGTACCGGTACTAATGATATTATGAGAGGAAGGATGTACGTGGTGGAAGTGAAACTCTGATGGAAATGGTCAACTCAAGGTTTCTGTCGTTAATTTAGTGACCTTCCACAATGCTGTTAATGTCACTTTGTCATTTTTGTGACTTCgcaatttttatgtttttttgggggaaaggaCGACAAAAATCTGTCAGACATGCTCTGTCAAATTCCAGCTCAATGCTGGTTTGTTTCAGAAAGCAAAGCGTCACTTCCCAGATAATTACTGTTTTACCCTCAACATTCATGTCTTTATGCTTAATTCAGATAATGTAACTGTTGTTGTCTTATTTCAGGGAGGCTGAAATTTATCCATCAAATTCCCAGGGATGACGGCCGAACAAGAAGGAGACCTCCTTGAAGGTAACTGCTTAAGATAACAGAAACATGATTATCACGttgcagacacagctgccatGTTCT
Proteins encoded:
- the LOC130208859 gene encoding serine/threonine-protein phosphatase 6 regulatory ankyrin repeat subunit C-like isoform X1; protein product: MELRKIKDQSPLVQAIFSRNAEEVTSLLNQDEDVNSLDEDQSTPLHAAAYLGDVHSMDLLITSGADVNAKDQGLLTPLHRAAASRNEKAVELLLMHSAKVNTQDKYWHTPLHMAAAKWATGCAKALIPHVCSLDVADRSGRTPLHYAGHSGHGEMVNLLLSKGANVSAKDEKERQAIHWAAYLALSGHVEVVKLLVSHSADVMCKDQRGYSPLHAASASGQLDVVKYLLRLVVEIDEPNIFGNTALHMACHAGQDAVATELVNSGANINQPNHHGSMPLHLSSASSSGVLCLELLINNGADVNVQNKEGKSPLHIAAMFGRFTGSQILIQNGGEIDCADMFGNTPLHVAARYGQELLISTLLTNGADKTTQGIHGMLPLHLATLYGFPDCCRKLLSNGQFYIMPSQVLSAGDDINILDDHGRTCLHAAASGGNVDCLNLLLNSAAADLDAKDHLGRSPLHYAAANGNSQCTISLVRAGADVNELDLTGCSPLHFAAASHTFCGETNSEPDYCDEKQQEASLCLDFLLDNGANPTLKNSKGYSAVHYAAAYGNKQHLELLLEISFNCLEEVESNIPVSPLHLAAYYGHCEALRLLCETLVSLDLRDMEGRTALHLASRRGFATCVEALLKHQASYTLKEHTHKRTALHAAAAEGQMDCLLLLVSGEQSADIIDSPDTQGQTALMLAALGRHTDCVHILLEKGATADAADKKGFTAFHRAAILGSEDCVSALLEHGASPLCRDSKGRTPLHFAASRGHTKLLQTLLKAAMKADPLDSILDFRGYTPTHWAAHHGREGCLHILLENKLFSNQEGNLFTALHCALVNGHDVAAGLLVKTVGPKLVHVSDAKGRTALHAAAYSGNVAGLQLVLAQGAEVNAVDHCGCSALMVAADYGQTMAVEFLLHKAKPDLTLVDVNTNTALHLACIKGHEMCALLILGETSDSSLINATNSTLQMPLHIAARKGLATVVQVLLSRGAAVMALDEEGHTPALACAPNKNVADCLALILSTMKPLPPREAGAVPASHFNPILKKYGISSTCGSSGNLCPA
- the LOC130208859 gene encoding serine/threonine-protein phosphatase 6 regulatory ankyrin repeat subunit C-like isoform X2; protein product: MELRKIKDQSPLVQAIFSRNAEEVTSLLNQDEDVNSLDEDQSTPLHAAAYLGDVHSMDLLITSGADVNAKDQGLLTPLHRAAASRNEKAVELLLMHSAKVNTQDKYWHTPLHMAAAKWATGCAKALIPHVCSLDVADRSGRTPLHYAGHSGHGEMVNLLLSKGANVSAKDEKERQAIHWAAYLGHVEVVKLLVSHSADVMCKDQRGYSPLHAASASGQLDVVKYLLRLVVEIDEPNIFGNTALHMACHAGQDAVATELVNSGANINQPNHHGSMPLHLSSASSSGVLCLELLINNGADVNVQNKEGKSPLHIAAMFGRFTGSQILIQNGGEIDCADMFGNTPLHVAARYGQELLISTLLTNGADKTTQGIHGMLPLHLATLYGFPDCCRKLLSNGQFYIMPSQVLSAGDDINILDDHGRTCLHAAASGGNVDCLNLLLNSAAADLDAKDHLGRSPLHYAAANGNSQCTISLVRAGADVNELDLTGCSPLHFAAASHTFCGETNSEPDYCDEKQQEASLCLDFLLDNGANPTLKNSKGYSAVHYAAAYGNKQHLELLLEISFNCLEEVESNIPVSPLHLAAYYGHCEALRLLCETLVSLDLRDMEGRTALHLASRRGFATCVEALLKHQASYTLKEHTHKRTALHAAAAEGQMDCLLLLVSGEQSADIIDSPDTQGQTALMLAALGRHTDCVHILLEKGATADAADKKGFTAFHRAAILGSEDCVSALLEHGASPLCRDSKGRTPLHFAASRGHTKLLQTLLKAAMKADPLDSILDFRGYTPTHWAAHHGREGCLHILLENKLFSNQEGNLFTALHCALVNGHDVAAGLLVKTVGPKLVHVSDAKGRTALHAAAYSGNVAGLQLVLAQGAEVNAVDHCGCSALMVAADYGQTMAVEFLLHKAKPDLTLVDVNTNTALHLACIKGHEMCALLILGETSDSSLINATNSTLQMPLHIAARKGLATVVQVLLSRGAAVMALDEEGHTPALACAPNKNVADCLALILSTMKPLPPREAGAVPASHFNPILKKYGISSTCGSSGNLCPA